The following coding sequences lie in one Chloroflexaceae bacterium genomic window:
- the ftsH gene encoding ATP-dependent zinc metalloprotease FtsH, protein MWQPARRGSFWITFLVLLVLNYLLINWLFPAEPNYITIPYTVFKEQVAAGNVAAITSRGEDIQGEFRQPVTASEGEYGLVVLTPASDPPPAGERVYRRFATVKPTLIPDPELITLLETNRVVITAKPLEQARSPLWTLLLAFGPTLLLLGGFLWLSSRTLQGAGGPGGMFGLGRARARRYDPSTAERVTFDDVAGIDEVEQELIEIVDFLKHPEKYEKLGARIPRGILLEGPPGTGKTLLARAVAGEADVPFFTMSGSEFIEMVVGVGASRVRDLFQQARAAAPAIIFIDEIDAIGRRRGGGELGGNEEREQTLNQILTEMDGFDAQTHVVVLAATNRSDVLDPALLRPGRFDRRIVVQPPDKNGRAEILKIHTRDVPLAPDVDLHRVAENTPGATGAELRNLVNEASLMAARRGSDQVTMRDFSDALEKIYLGLERRILLHPEERERVAYHEAGHALLALLQPESDPVRRVTIVPRAQSLGVTLSVPINDRYNYTEDYLRARIVTILGGRAAELVVYGNVTTGAENDLQQVTNLAQAMVMRFGMSDEVGQVQLLDTSRGNYLGAGLSQRPYSEATAQVADKAVRKIVDESYQKAIRLLNEHRHRLDALAQALLAEETLDEARIREVTGLTGREDRALAPVAS, encoded by the coding sequence ATGTGGCAACCCGCACGGCGCGGGAGTTTCTGGATCACCTTTCTCGTGCTGCTGGTCTTGAACTACCTGCTGATCAACTGGCTCTTTCCTGCCGAGCCAAACTATATCACTATACCCTACACGGTCTTCAAGGAACAGGTTGCAGCGGGGAACGTCGCGGCAATCACCAGTCGCGGGGAGGATATTCAGGGCGAGTTCCGCCAGCCAGTCACGGCCAGCGAAGGCGAATACGGGTTGGTGGTGTTGACGCCAGCGAGCGACCCGCCCCCCGCCGGTGAGCGCGTCTACCGCCGCTTCGCCACCGTTAAACCGACGCTCATTCCCGATCCAGAGTTGATCACCCTGCTGGAAACGAACAGGGTGGTCATTACCGCCAAACCGCTCGAGCAGGCTCGTTCACCACTATGGACGCTGCTGCTGGCCTTCGGGCCGACGTTGCTGCTCCTTGGCGGTTTCCTGTGGCTCAGTTCGCGCACGCTGCAGGGCGCGGGCGGCCCAGGAGGGATGTTTGGCCTGGGTCGCGCGCGAGCGCGGCGGTACGATCCCTCGACGGCGGAGCGCGTCACCTTCGACGATGTGGCGGGCATTGACGAGGTGGAACAGGAACTGATCGAGATTGTTGACTTTCTGAAACATCCAGAGAAGTACGAGAAGCTGGGCGCGCGGATCCCCCGCGGCATTCTGCTGGAAGGACCTCCGGGCACCGGCAAGACGCTGCTGGCCCGCGCCGTGGCCGGTGAAGCCGATGTGCCGTTCTTTACGATGAGCGGCTCGGAGTTTATTGAGATGGTGGTCGGCGTGGGCGCCAGCCGGGTGCGCGATCTGTTCCAGCAGGCCCGCGCAGCGGCGCCGGCGATCATTTTCATTGATGAGATTGACGCCATCGGGCGGCGCCGCGGCGGAGGCGAGCTGGGGGGCAACGAGGAGCGCGAGCAGACGCTCAACCAGATCCTCACCGAGATGGACGGCTTTGACGCCCAGACGCACGTGGTGGTGCTGGCGGCCACCAACCGCTCCGATGTGCTCGACCCGGCCCTGCTCCGTCCCGGGCGCTTCGACCGGCGCATCGTGGTGCAGCCGCCAGACAAGAACGGCCGGGCCGAGATCCTCAAGATCCACACCCGCGATGTGCCGCTGGCGCCCGACGTGGATCTGCACCGCGTGGCCGAGAATACGCCGGGAGCGACAGGCGCGGAGCTGCGCAACCTGGTGAACGAGGCTTCGCTCATGGCCGCCCGGCGCGGCAGCGATCAGGTGACGATGCGCGATTTCTCGGACGCGCTGGAGAAGATCTATCTCGGTCTTGAACGGCGCATCCTGCTGCACCCCGAGGAGCGCGAGCGCGTGGCCTACCACGAGGCCGGGCACGCCCTGCTGGCCCTCTTGCAGCCCGAAAGCGACCCCGTGCGTCGGGTGACGATCGTGCCGCGGGCGCAGTCGCTGGGGGTCACCCTCTCAGTGCCGATCAACGACCGATACAACTACACGGAAGATTACCTGCGGGCGCGGATCGTGACCATCCTGGGCGGGCGGGCCGCTGAACTGGTGGTCTACGGAAACGTCACCACCGGGGCCGAGAATGACCTGCAACAAGTGACCAACCTGGCCCAGGCTATGGTCATGCGTTTTGGCATGAGCGACGAGGTCGGCCAGGTGCAACTGCTGGACACCAGCCGCGGCAACTACCTGGGCGCGGGGTTATCGCAGCGACCCTACAGTGAGGCCACGGCCCAGGTGGCTGACAAAGCCGTGCGGAAGATCGTGGACGAGAGCTATCAGAAAGCGATTCGCTTGCTCAACGAGCATCGCCATCGGCTCGACGCCCTGGCGCAGGCTTTGCTGGCCGAGGAGACCCTCGACGAAGCGCGCATCCGCGAAGTGACCGGCCTGACGGGCCGCGAGGACCGCGCCCTGGCCCCGGTTGCATCGTAG
- a CDS encoding CapA family protein has product MMASRHIHIVALPLLVGILAALAGACAARPAALPDLRGWQTLYIRPGWTGGATLDLRAVGDVMLARGVARTVERQGAAALLADSRSLLAGDLTLGNLESPLTTASAPARPGPYRLLAAPAHVAALRSAGFDLLGLANNHALDAGPEGLAETLATLREAGMAAAGAGQSEAAALAPVMLKARGLRVAVLAFNDVRDPADERGGLAPADDRAWPNPDFAGCAPGAEPCPHGRAWLSARALKAVAAARADADAVVALVHWGMEYAAEPGVRQRAWAARLVAAGADLVLGAHSHVLQPVETLARGERAGIVAYSLGDFLFDGPANPALSSGAVLRALLDDKGVALLAVAPVATAGGRPYPLAPESAAWRAALEALGGSAPSPAETPAMPAPVQTPAQPGATSVWRWDGASGQPVTIAAALAPHPVLVPADLRGDGEPLWAELDAAGVVTLRDGPGADAPVVWRNERPAWRITRVLAGDPNDDGRAELLLLLWQPDEAGRLRSQPYLLGWRGGRFRIIWGGSAPATPVQDLAWADLDGDGRGELVALEGGAAPGDAGEHVSVWRWHGWGFQLEWRSAAGRWRRVGLEDLDGDRRFEILAAP; this is encoded by the coding sequence ATGATGGCAAGCCGGCATATCCACATCGTGGCCCTCCCGCTGCTGGTCGGTATTCTGGCGGCGCTGGCAGGCGCGTGCGCGGCGCGCCCGGCGGCGCTGCCTGACCTGCGCGGCTGGCAGACGCTCTACATCCGACCAGGGTGGACCGGCGGCGCCACGCTCGATCTGCGGGCCGTCGGCGATGTGATGCTGGCGCGCGGGGTGGCCCGCACTGTCGAGCGCCAGGGCGCAGCGGCGCTGCTGGCGGATAGCCGCTCGTTGCTAGCGGGGGATCTGACCCTGGGCAACCTGGAAAGCCCGCTCACTACGGCCAGCGCCCCCGCGCGACCGGGGCCGTATCGTCTGCTGGCGGCGCCGGCGCACGTCGCGGCGTTGCGCTCCGCCGGTTTCGACCTGCTGGGTCTGGCGAACAACCACGCCCTCGACGCTGGCCCGGAGGGCCTGGCCGAGACGCTTGCCACGCTGCGCGAGGCAGGCATGGCCGCTGCCGGGGCCGGTCAGAGCGAGGCGGCGGCGCTGGCGCCGGTGATGCTGAAGGCGCGCGGGTTGCGTGTGGCGGTGCTGGCCTTCAACGACGTGCGCGACCCTGCCGATGAGCGCGGCGGGCTGGCCCCGGCCGACGATCGCGCCTGGCCGAACCCCGACTTCGCGGGCTGTGCGCCCGGCGCGGAACCATGCCCCCACGGGCGCGCCTGGCTCAGCGCGCGGGCGCTGAAGGCTGTAGCAGCGGCGCGCGCCGATGCCGACGCGGTGGTGGCGCTGGTGCACTGGGGTATGGAATACGCCGCCGAGCCGGGGGTGCGGCAACGGGCCTGGGCGGCGCGGCTGGTTGCCGCGGGGGCCGATCTGGTGCTGGGCGCTCACTCCCACGTGCTTCAGCCGGTTGAAACTCTGGCCCGAGGCGAACGCGCAGGGATCGTTGCCTATTCTCTGGGCGATTTTCTCTTTGATGGGCCGGCCAATCCGGCCCTGAGCAGCGGAGCGGTGCTGCGAGCGCTGCTCGACGATAAGGGCGTCGCCCTGCTCGCCGTCGCGCCGGTGGCCACGGCGGGCGGGCGGCCCTACCCTCTTGCGCCGGAGAGCGCGGCCTGGCGCGCGGCGCTGGAGGCCCTGGGCGGGTCCGCGCCTTCCCCGGCTGAGACGCCAGCGATGCCTGCACCGGTCCAGACGCCAGCGCAACCTGGCGCCACGAGCGTATGGCGCTGGGACGGCGCCAGCGGCCAGCCCGTAACCATAGCAGCCGCCCTGGCCCCACACCCCGTCCTGGTCCCCGCCGATCTGCGGGGCGATGGAGAACCGCTGTGGGCCGAGCTGGACGCGGCAGGGGTGGTAACGCTACGCGACGGCCCCGGAGCCGACGCGCCGGTGGTCTGGCGCAACGAACGCCCGGCCTGGCGGATTACCCGCGTGCTGGCCGGCGACCCCAACGACGACGGGCGCGCCGAACTCTTGCTGCTTCTGTGGCAGCCCGATGAAGCCGGACGGCTACGTTCGCAGCCCTATCTGCTGGGCTGGCGCGGAGGGCGCTTCCGGATCATCTGGGGCGGCTCGGCGCCCGCGACACCCGTGCAGGATCTGGCCTGGGCCGACCTGGACGGCGATGGGCGGGGCGAACTGGTGGCGCTGGAGGGCGGGGCGGCGCCGGGAGACGCCGGGGAGCATGTCTCGGTCTGGCGCTGGCACGGCTGGGGCTTTCAGCTTGAATGGCGTTCGGCGGCCGGCCGGTGGCGCCGGGTTGGCCTGGAGGACCTGGACGGCGACAGACGCTTCGAGATCCTGGCGGCGCCCTGA